The following nucleotide sequence is from Azoarcus sp. CIB.
GGCGAACTCGCCAACACCGCGGCCGAAGCGCAAAAGATCTACGACCGCGCTGGATTCCGTTGATCGGTTGGTCTGCGACGGCGTGACCGCTCCGTCGCAGACCGACTGCAGATCAGAGGGCAGGCAAGGAAAAGAACGACGCCTTCCGATCTACCCGGAAGGCGTCGTTCTTTCATGTAAGCCCGACAGCGACCTCGGGAAGAGCTCGCAACGGACAGCGCTCCTACTCGGACTGAGGAGTGGGCGTGGTGTTCGGCTTCGGCGACCGCTTGCGGAATTTACGCGCGGGTTTCTTCGCCGGCGCATCTTCGCCCGCCGGTGCCGGTGCTGGCACAGCGGCAGCGCTCTTGGGCTGGACTACCGGCTTTTGCTGCGGGGGCGCCTTGCCTTGTCCGCCAGGCTTTTGTTGGCGTCCACCCGGTCGCGGGCCACGGGAAGGCTTGGCCCCCAATCCGGTCGAGGGCGTCGGGCGCCTCAGGTTGGGGTCGGGCGCGCCTTCACGATTTCCGGGAGCGAGACTGATCTCGAGTTCGTTGAGCTCGTCCCATTCGGCGTCGGAGCGCTGATTGTCAGGAATCGCCAGCAGTTCCTGCAGGCGACGACGCGGAGAAGTCGATTGCGGTGCATTCATGGTCGAATTATCCCATCGTTCGGGCGTGCCCGCTCCTGTTCTTGCTCAAAAAGTCGTGTCTGCGGCGAATGCCAGGGATGCAAGTCCCTTGAAGCGAATTTTTCACTTCGGAAAACGACGGGACACGCGCTCAACGATCGATCCGCGCGCTGCCACGTCGGTCGCTCCGGCCCGCTTTGCCGCCTCGAACGCCTCGGGGTCGTATTGCGGACCGAAAACGATGATATCGACCTGGGGAAAGGTCGCGCGCAACTGTGTTATGTGATCACACGCATTACGCACCGCGAGATCCACCACGATGCAGTCGGGCGTTTCCGTGCCGCGCTTCTTGAGCATGGTTGCACCGGAAGCCTTCCACTTCGACTCGAGCCGCATGCGGTTCATCAGATCATCGCACCACAGTAATATTTTGATTGTCATCCCGCATCCTCAGTAGTATTTCCCATTCGAAGCGCAATTCAGACTTCCGTCTCCTCGACCGTGCGCCGGTTCCCGCGCGCGATCTGGCGCGAGATGATGAACATCGGCAACAGGCCGACCGCGACGATCGTCACGGCAGCCGTCGATGCCTCGGTCAGCCGTTCATCCGATGCGAGCGTGTGAGCCTGCGTCGCCAAGGTATCGAAATTGAACGGCCTCATCACGAGAGTTGCCGGCAATTCCTTCATTACGTCGACAAAGACGAGCAGGCCAGCGGTGAGCAGGCTGCTTCGCAGGATCGGGACATGGACGCGCTGCAGCGTAGCCCACTTCCCGACACCCAGGCTGCGGGATGCATCGTCCATGCTCGACGTGATCTTGCCCAGACTGGTTTCGACCGTATGCAGTGCGACGGAAAGAAAACGGCCCAAATAAGCATACACGAGCGCGGCGATTCCCCCGGTCAGTACGAGGCCCGGATTTAGGCCCGTTACGCCCTGCCACCAGGCCGCGAGCACGTGGTCGAGCCTCGTCACCGGAATCAGCACCCCGACCGCGATAACCGATCCCGGTACCGCATAACCGAGCCCGACGATGCGATTCAATACATGGGGCAGGCGCGTGCGTGCCAGCCGCGCGGCATAACCGAGCAGGATAGCCAGAAGCACGGCGAGCAGCGCCGTAACGAGGGCGAGCACGAAGCTGTTGCGTGCCAGTTGCACAAAGCGCCCGCCGAACTGTGCATCGCCCTCGACGAGTGCCATGCGTACCAGCAGGAAGGCGGGCAGCAGGAATCCGAGAACGAGCGGCAGCAGGCATGCGAGCGTGGCCACGAGGCCCAGCGCGCGCGACAGCCGGACCGGGGTCGGCACCGCCTGTTGGCGCGAGGTGTTGTTGAACCGAGCCCGTCCGCGGCTGGCGTGTTCGAGAACCAGCACCAGCACGACGAAGGCCAGCAGCATGGCGGAAAGCTGTGCTGCGGCGACGCGATCGCCGAGCGAGAACCAGGCACGGTAGATGCCGGTCGTGAAGGTCTGCACGCCGAAATAGGAGACCGTTCCGAAATCCGCCAGCGTTTCCATCAGAGCCAGGGCGGAACCGGCAATCACGGCAGGTCGGGCCAACGGGAGCGAGACCCGGAAAAAGCTGCCCCAGGGGCCGAGGCCCAGCGAGCGCCCTGCTTCGAGCATTCCGGATGCACGCTCGAGAAACGCGGTGCGTGCCAGAAGGTACACATACGGGTACAGGACGAACATGAACATCGCAACCGCCCCGCCCACCGTGCGGACGTCCGGGAACCAGTAGCCGCCCGCCTTCCATCCGAAGACCTCGCGCAGCCCGCTTTGCAGAGGGCCTACGAACTGGAGAAAATCGGTGTACACATAGGCCATCACGTAGGCCGGGACTGCGAGAGGCAGAACGAGTGCCCACTGGAAGAAGCGGCGCCCCGGAAACTCGGTCATGGTGGTCAGCCAGGCTGTCGCCACTCCTATGGTCGACACGCCCAGCCCGACACCGGCACACAGGATCAGCGTGTTGCCGATGAACTCCGGCAGAACGGTGGACGACAGGTGGCCCCAGGTTTCAGCTGTTCCCCCGACGAACACGTTCGAGAATACCGATATCACCGGCATTGCGATCAACACGGAGATCAGCAGCGACCCGGCCGTCAATGACGACCAGCGCTCGCGCCACCTTCCCAGCCTTTCCAAAAATCTCATTTCGCTCCCGACGGGATCATGCCGCGAGGTCCATTCCACGCGGCAGGCTGTCGAGAATTATAATTCATCCCATTTCGGTTACCGCGATGCAATAATGGCCATCGCACTTTTCAACGCTGTATCGGATTCTCCATGTCCCATCTCGAGCTCGCTGGCATCGATCTGGCGTACGGCGGCCATCAAGTCGTCCGCAAGCTTTCATTCCGTCTCGAACAGGGCAGCATCGGCTGTCTGCTGGGCCCGTCCGGCTGCGGCAAGACCACTGTCTTGCGCTGCATCGCGGGGTTCGAACCCGTCACGGTCGGGCAGATCCGGCTCGACGGCAAGGTGGTGAGCGGGAGCGACCTGCATGTTCCGCCCGAGAGCCGGCGTATCGGAATGGTGTTTCAGGACTACGCGCTGTTCCCCCATCTTTCGGTCTCCGAGAACGTCGGATTCGGCCTGCGTCAGCTCGACGCGCAGCAGCGTCGTGACCGCGTCGCCGAGTTGCTGCGGGTCGTGGGATTGGCCAGCCAGGGGCATAAGTATCCGCACGAGATGTCCGGAGGCCAGCAGCAGCGGGTCGCTCTCGCCCGCGCACTTGCGCCGCGCCCCAGCCTGCTCCTGCTCGACGAACCGTTCTCGAATCTCGATGTGGAACTGCGCGAACGCCTGTCCTTCGAGGTGCGCGACATCATCAAGGCGACGAACACAACGGCGATTCTGGTCACCC
It contains:
- a CDS encoding iron ABC transporter permease encodes the protein MRFLERLGRWRERWSSLTAGSLLISVLIAMPVISVFSNVFVGGTAETWGHLSSTVLPEFIGNTLILCAGVGLGVSTIGVATAWLTTMTEFPGRRFFQWALVLPLAVPAYVMAYVYTDFLQFVGPLQSGLREVFGWKAGGYWFPDVRTVGGAVAMFMFVLYPYVYLLARTAFLERASGMLEAGRSLGLGPWGSFFRVSLPLARPAVIAGSALALMETLADFGTVSYFGVQTFTTGIYRAWFSLGDRVAAAQLSAMLLAFVVLVLVLEHASRGRARFNNTSRQQAVPTPVRLSRALGLVATLACLLPLVLGFLLPAFLLVRMALVEGDAQFGGRFVQLARNSFVLALVTALLAVLLAILLGYAARLARTRLPHVLNRIVGLGYAVPGSVIAVGVLIPVTRLDHVLAAWWQGVTGLNPGLVLTGGIAALVYAYLGRFLSVALHTVETSLGKITSSMDDASRSLGVGKWATLQRVHVPILRSSLLTAGLLVFVDVMKELPATLVMRPFNFDTLATQAHTLASDERLTEASTAAVTIVAVGLLPMFIISRQIARGNRRTVEETEV
- a CDS encoding ABC transporter ATP-binding protein gives rise to the protein MSHLELAGIDLAYGGHQVVRKLSFRLEQGSIGCLLGPSGCGKTTVLRCIAGFEPVTVGQIRLDGKVVSGSDLHVPPESRRIGMVFQDYALFPHLSVSENVGFGLRQLDAQQRRDRVAELLRVVGLASQGHKYPHEMSGGQQQRVALARALAPRPSLLLLDEPFSNLDVELRERLSFEVRDIIKATNTTAILVTHDQHEAFAVADEIGIMNEGRIQQWDTPYNLYHRPANRFVADFVGQGVFLRGLVLNDHQVKVELGTLNSAIPVECGIGCGNCDRDCTVSVLLRPDDIVHDDMSTMQAEVVHKAFRGADILYTLRLASGAKVLSLVPSHHNHAVGERIGIRLDVDHVVTFHEGSEDAVQERPLIGPFRTQ